The following coding sequences lie in one Longimicrobiaceae bacterium genomic window:
- the lipB gene encoding lipoyl(octanoyl) transferase LipB, protein METIRTVTDDARESAALARPLDVRRLGLVRYADALEVQTELVKRRRAGEVPDTLLLLQHPHVITLGSGSHEENVLASPEERAARGIELFETGRGGDVTYHGPGQLVGYPVLDLKPDRQDLHQYLRDLEEMLIAVLAEFGLTGGRKEGLTGVWVEDRKLAAIGVRVSSGWITSHGFALNVSTDLSFFGTIVPCGIREHRVGSISGELGRTVPMEDVEAAAARCFERTFGRQAVSSPSRSSRPFP, encoded by the coding sequence ATGGAAACCATTCGGACCGTCACAGACGACGCACGTGAATCCGCGGCCCTCGCGCGGCCGCTGGACGTCCGCCGGCTCGGGCTCGTCCGCTACGCGGACGCGCTGGAGGTGCAGACGGAGCTGGTCAAGCGGCGGCGTGCCGGGGAGGTGCCGGACACGCTGCTGCTCCTGCAGCACCCGCACGTCATCACGCTGGGGAGCGGGTCGCACGAGGAAAACGTGCTTGCTTCGCCGGAGGAGCGGGCGGCGCGCGGAATCGAGCTGTTCGAGACCGGGCGGGGCGGGGACGTGACCTACCACGGGCCGGGGCAGCTCGTCGGGTACCCCGTCCTGGACCTCAAGCCGGACCGGCAGGACCTGCACCAGTACCTCCGCGACCTGGAGGAGATGCTGATCGCGGTGCTGGCGGAGTTCGGGCTGACCGGGGGGCGGAAGGAGGGGCTCACCGGGGTGTGGGTGGAGGACCGGAAGCTCGCGGCCATCGGGGTGCGGGTCTCCTCCGGGTGGATCACCAGCCACGGCTTCGCCCTGAACGTCAGCACGGACCTGTCGTTCTTCGGCACCATCGTCCCCTGCGGGATCCGGGAGCACCGGGTCGGCTCCATCTCGGGCGAGCTGGGGCGGACGGTGCCCATGGAGGACGTGGAGGCGGCGGCGGCGCGCTGCTTCGAGCGCACCTTCGGCCGCCAGGCCGTCTCCTCGCCTTCTCGTTCCTCCCGACCGTTCCCCTGA